The following proteins are encoded in a genomic region of Pseudorca crassidens isolate mPseCra1 chromosome 1, mPseCra1.hap1, whole genome shotgun sequence:
- the SNX22 gene encoding sorting nexin-22 isoform X1, giving the protein MSPCALEPTRCNKEPACRKEDQMQPNKTRRRWGTPWAGPTWGRVLQARGGGVGDAAVSGRSAESSAASGACMLEVRIPSVGPEAEGTRQSPEKGHMVFRVEVLYHGRRHTVQRRYSEFHALHKRIKKLSKVPDFPSKRLPNWRTRGLEQRRQSLEAYIQGILYLNQDVPKELLEFLSLRHLPIVPKASSWGALGEFLPGNSSSQLYHRPVISFCMDPYICIPSPEPLPNVVVNGVLQGLYSFSASTAKAQPEAACHPAPVPPMP; this is encoded by the exons atgagcccgtgcgctctggagcccacgcgctgcaacaaagagcctgcctgccgcaaagaagaccagatgcagccaaataa GACCCGGCGGCGCTGGGGAACGCCCTGGGCGGGGCCAACGTGGGGGCGGGTCCTGCAGGCACGAGGAGGCGGGGTCGGCGACGCCGCGGTCTCTGGTCGGAGCGCGGAGAGTTCGGCTGCAAGCGGCGCGTGCATGCTGGAAGTTCGCATCCCGTCGGTGGGGCCCGAGGCCGAGGGGACCCGGCAGAGCCCCGAGAAAGGCCACATG GTGTTCCGAGTGGAGGTGCTGTACCACGGGCGCAGACACACCGTGCAGAGGCGCTACAGCGAGTTCCACGCGCTGCACAAACGG ATCAAGAAACTGTCCAAAGTGCCCGACTTCCCCTCGAAACGCCTGCCCAACTGGAGGACCAGAGGACTGGAGCAGCGGCGGCAGAGCTTGGAGGCCTATATCCAG GGCATCCTATACTTGAACCAGGATGTGCCCAAGGAACTACTGGAATTCCTGAGTCTTCGCCACTTGCCCATAGTCCCCAAGGCCAGCAGCTGGGG cGCCCTGGGGGAGTTCCTGCCCGGCAACAGCAG CTCACAGCTGTACCACCGGCCTGTTATCAGCTTCTGCATGGATCCTTATATTTGCATCCCATCCCCAG AGCCTCTGCCCAACGTGGTGGTGAACGGTGTGCTCCAGGGCCTCTATAGCTTCAGCGCCAGCACAGCTAAAGCCCAGCCTGAGGCTGCCTGTCACCCTGCTCCAGTGCCACCGATGCCCTGA
- the SNX22 gene encoding sorting nexin-22 isoform X2, translating into MSPCALEPTRCNKEPACRKEDQMQPNKTRRRWGTPWAGPTWGRVLQARGGGVGDAAVSGRSAESSAASGACMLEVRIPSVGPEAEGTRQSPEKGHMIKKLSKVPDFPSKRLPNWRTRGLEQRRQSLEAYIQGILYLNQDVPKELLEFLSLRHLPIVPKASSWGALGEFLPGNSSSQLYHRPVISFCMDPYICIPSPEPLPNVVVNGVLQGLYSFSASTAKAQPEAACHPAPVPPMP; encoded by the exons atgagcccgtgcgctctggagcccacgcgctgcaacaaagagcctgcctgccgcaaagaagaccagatgcagccaaataa GACCCGGCGGCGCTGGGGAACGCCCTGGGCGGGGCCAACGTGGGGGCGGGTCCTGCAGGCACGAGGAGGCGGGGTCGGCGACGCCGCGGTCTCTGGTCGGAGCGCGGAGAGTTCGGCTGCAAGCGGCGCGTGCATGCTGGAAGTTCGCATCCCGTCGGTGGGGCCCGAGGCCGAGGGGACCCGGCAGAGCCCCGAGAAAGGCCACATG ATCAAGAAACTGTCCAAAGTGCCCGACTTCCCCTCGAAACGCCTGCCCAACTGGAGGACCAGAGGACTGGAGCAGCGGCGGCAGAGCTTGGAGGCCTATATCCAG GGCATCCTATACTTGAACCAGGATGTGCCCAAGGAACTACTGGAATTCCTGAGTCTTCGCCACTTGCCCATAGTCCCCAAGGCCAGCAGCTGGGG cGCCCTGGGGGAGTTCCTGCCCGGCAACAGCAG CTCACAGCTGTACCACCGGCCTGTTATCAGCTTCTGCATGGATCCTTATATTTGCATCCCATCCCCAG AGCCTCTGCCCAACGTGGTGGTGAACGGTGTGCTCCAGGGCCTCTATAGCTTCAGCGCCAGCACAGCTAAAGCCCAGCCTGAGGCTGCCTGTCACCCTGCTCCAGTGCCACCGATGCCCTGA
- the SNX22 gene encoding sorting nexin-22 isoform X3 — protein sequence MLEVRIPSVGPEAEGTRQSPEKGHMVFRVEVLYHGRRHTVQRRYSEFHALHKRIKKLSKVPDFPSKRLPNWRTRGLEQRRQSLEAYIQGILYLNQDVPKELLEFLSLRHLPIVPKASSWGALGEFLPGNSSSQLYHRPVISFCMDPYICIPSPEPLPNVVVNGVLQGLYSFSASTAKAQPEAACHPAPVPPMP from the exons ATGCTGGAAGTTCGCATCCCGTCGGTGGGGCCCGAGGCCGAGGGGACCCGGCAGAGCCCCGAGAAAGGCCACATG GTGTTCCGAGTGGAGGTGCTGTACCACGGGCGCAGACACACCGTGCAGAGGCGCTACAGCGAGTTCCACGCGCTGCACAAACGG ATCAAGAAACTGTCCAAAGTGCCCGACTTCCCCTCGAAACGCCTGCCCAACTGGAGGACCAGAGGACTGGAGCAGCGGCGGCAGAGCTTGGAGGCCTATATCCAG GGCATCCTATACTTGAACCAGGATGTGCCCAAGGAACTACTGGAATTCCTGAGTCTTCGCCACTTGCCCATAGTCCCCAAGGCCAGCAGCTGGGG cGCCCTGGGGGAGTTCCTGCCCGGCAACAGCAG CTCACAGCTGTACCACCGGCCTGTTATCAGCTTCTGCATGGATCCTTATATTTGCATCCCATCCCCAG AGCCTCTGCCCAACGTGGTGGTGAACGGTGTGCTCCAGGGCCTCTATAGCTTCAGCGCCAGCACAGCTAAAGCCCAGCCTGAGGCTGCCTGTCACCCTGCTCCAGTGCCACCGATGCCCTGA